A portion of the Methanolacinia paynteri genome contains these proteins:
- a CDS encoding PKD domain-containing protein codes for MNYKRNITGAFLALIIICSIIVIPAAAIEPDFDWQVYRINTDDWTSYPTYLKYSGIIYEVHFTDKTTNGTAKSWDWEFSEDDWWGSSEQNPVHIYTEEEADDADYRFKVKLSVMDSSGNYEETENTVYVVEDAWNLHSIIDLTPEPTS; via the coding sequence AATTATAAACGAAATATAACAGGTGCATTTCTTGCGCTGATAATAATATGCTCGATTATAGTCATACCTGCAGCAGCCATCGAACCTGATTTCGACTGGCAGGTATACAGGATAAATACGGATGACTGGACATCATATCCGACCTACCTGAAATATTCAGGAATAATATATGAAGTTCATTTTACGGATAAGACTACTAACGGCACAGCCAAATCATGGGACTGGGAGTTCAGCGAGGACGACTGGTGGGGTTCCTCCGAACAAAACCCTGTCCATATTTATACAGAGGAGGAAGCGGACGATGCCGACTACAGGTTCAAAGTAAAATTGTCGGTCATGGACAGCAGCGGAAATTACGAAGAGACAGAAAATACAGTATATGTAGTAGAAGATGCATGGAACCTGCATAGCATCATCGACCTGACACCCGAACCTACCTCAA